AAAAAATCACGGAAATTGGAAAGGGGAAAAAGTAAGCAGGCACTCACATGCAAGCAGCGAAGGTTTCGGTCGGGCCAGAGCCCTCAGGAGGCATCGGGCGCAGTTTCCGGCGCAGCTTCGGACGGCTTGGTCCAGATGAAGAGCAGCCCCCAGAGCACGAGCGCGGCGGCGACGAGCTTGGTCCAGGTGGGCGCGTCGGTTCCGAGCAGCATGTAGCTGGTAAGCGGCACGATCATCGCCGTGGCGAGCAGCTTCGCGCGAAGGCGGATGACGCGGCTCTCTTCCCAGTCGCGCACCATGGGCCCAAAGCGCGGGTGGGTGAGCAGCCAGTGGTGCAGGCGTTCCGAGCCTTTTGAGAAACACCACGCCGCCAGCAGGATGAACGGCGTCGTCGGCAGCACCGGCAGGAAGATGCCCACCACGCCGAGCGCAATGAAGCTCCAGCCCGCGCAGA
The Chrysiogenia bacterium genome window above contains:
- a CDS encoding YbaN family protein; protein product: MTTHTTGNSRIVHICTGARKERVGILQRTGATLSTTRTAPLTETTTKWIYLCAGWSFIALGVVGIFLPVLPTTPFILLAAWCFSKGSERLHHWLLTHPRFGPMVRDWEESRVIRLRAKLLATAMIVPLTSYMLLGTDAPTWTKLVAAALVLWGLLFIWTKPSEAAPETAPDAS